A window of Deltaproteobacteria bacterium contains these coding sequences:
- a CDS encoding IS5 family transposase (programmed frameshift) — MAKIQSWEVSDSFWAVVESLVPPAKRDQSRVYKRKQGGGRKPIPARKIFEAIVFVLRTGCQWQALPKERFGSPSAIHTHYMRWMKAGFFVALWRAGLAEYDEMEGISWSWQSIDGAMVKAPLAREAVGRNPTDRGKKRGTKRHIMVDGRGVPLSIVVTGANRHDVSQLELVMDEIIIERPDDVEQHLCADKGYTGEPAQAAIRAKGYIPHVKQRGEEIREKKTIPGYKARRWVVEVSHSWFNRFRKLLVRYEKLTDSYLALCHLAAAIIASRKAGLIYE, encoded by the exons ATGGCAAAAATCCAGTCGTGGGAAGTTTCCGATTCTTTTTGGGCGGTGGTCGAGTCTCTGGTTCCGCCTGCCAAGAGGGATCAAAGCCGGGTGTATAAACGTAAGCAAGGTGGTGGTAGAAAGCCGATACCGGCACGAAAGATTTTCGAGGCCATTGTATTTGTGCTCCGCACGGGCTGCCAGTGGCAGGCTCTTCCTAAAGAGCGCTTCGGTAGCCCCAGCGCAATTCACACCCATTACATGCGCTGGATGAAAGCAGGATTTTTTGTTGCTCTTTGGCGGGCGGGCCTCGCTGAATACGATGAAATGGAAGGCATCTCCTGGAGTTGGCAAAGTATTGACGGGGCGATGGTCAAAGCGCCGCTTGCTAGGGAAGCGGTCGGAAGAAATCCGACTGACAGGGGGAAAAAAAG AGGGACAAAGCGCCACATCATGGTGGACGGGCGTGGTGTCCCTCTCTCGATCGTCGTGACAGGAGCAAATCGGCATGATGTCAGCCAGCTCGAACTGGTTATGGATGAAATCATTATTGAACGCCCCGATGATGTGGAACAGCATTTGTGCGCTGACAAAGGCTATACCGGTGAGCCTGCTCAAGCTGCTATTCGGGCGAAAGGTTACATACCTCACGTAAAACAGCGCGGAGAAGAAATTCGTGAGAAAAAAACTATTCCCGGATACAAAGCCCGCCGATGGGTGGTCGAGGTCTCTCACTCATGGTTCAACCGTTTCAGGAAACTACTGGTCAGGTATGAAAAACTCACCGACTCCTACTTGGCCCTTTGTCATTTGGCTGCGGCAATAATCGCCTCACGAAAGGCAGGGCTTATTTACGAATAA